A region from the Salvelinus fontinalis isolate EN_2023a unplaced genomic scaffold, ASM2944872v1 scaffold_0061, whole genome shotgun sequence genome encodes:
- the LOC129842695 gene encoding zinc finger protein 32-like, producing MSSLNFSPPVKEEVICWTEKEALGLNIVVKEEEEEEDVTVKQEVEGEAVTVKEEEKDVSVKEEEDAFRVKEEEDVTVKEEEKDVKEEDAVLGVKKEKEGEITVILTEKSGDLITTRERPDSDSGKSSSEETDPETPNQHHCSHCGKSFRWSGSLKTHERKHTGEKPYHCSHCGKSFKLSGSLKTHERKHTGEKPYHCSHCGKSFRWLWVLKTHERIHTGETPYHCSHCGKSFRWSRSLKTHERIHKGEEPYHCSHCGKSFRWSGSLKTHERIHTGEKPYHCSHCGKSFRWSGTLKKHERTHTGEKPFQHTNTQEETTYHCSHCGKTFSQSEDLKTHERIERLCSDLCF from the exons atgagCTCCCTAAACTTCTCCCCTCCAGTTAAAGAAGAGGtgatctgctggacggagaaagaagctctggggctgaacattgtcgtgaaagaggaggaggaagaagaggatgtcacagtaaaacaagaagtagagggtgaggctgttacagtgaaagaagaagagaaagacgtttcagtgaaagaagaggaagacgcgttcagagtgaaagaggaggaggatgttacagtaaaagaagaggagaagGATGTGAAAGAGGAGGACGCAGTTTTGGGAGtgaagaaggagaaagagggagagataacgGTCATATTGACAGAGAAGTCAGGAGATCTGATTACCACCA gagagagaccagactctGACAGCGGGAAGAGTTCCTCAGAGGAAACAGACCCAGAGACGCCTAACCAACACCActgctcccactgtggaaagagttttaggtgGTCAGGGAGTCTGAAAACGcatgagagaaaacacacaggagaaaagccgtatcactgttctcactgtggaaagagttttaagttGTCAGGGAGTCTGAAAACGcatgagagaaaacacacaggagaaaagccttatcactgttctcactgtggaaagagttttaggtgGTTATGGGTCCTGAAaacgcatgagagaatacacacaggagaaacgcCGTATCACTGTTctcactgtggaaagagttttaggtggtcaaggagtctgaaaacgcatgagagaatacacaaagGAGAAGAACCTTATCACTGTTctcactgtggaaagagttttagatGGTCAGGGAGTCTGAAaacgcatgagagaatacacacaggagaaaagccttatcactgttctcactgtggaaagagttttaggtgGTCAGGGACTCTGAAAAAgcatgagagaacacacacaggagagaagcctttccaaCATACTAATACACAGGAGGAGACAACATACCACTGCTCTCATTGTGGAAAgacattttcccagtcagaggacCTGAAAACACACGAGAGAATAGAGAGGCTGTGTTCTGACTTGTGTTTCTGA